DNA sequence from the Candidatus Sulfuricurvum sp. RIFRC-1 genome:
TGAGGGTGAGAGAATATTGGTTGCAGAAGATAATCTGATTAACCAAAAAGTTCTTGTGGGTCTGTTAGCCGGAAGCGGTATCGAGTTAGTCTTGGCAGATGATGGTCAGGAAGCCCTAGATATACTGGAAAATGACACCAATTTTTTGATGATTTTAATGGATGCCCACATGCCGAGAGTTGATGGGTTTGAAGCAACGCGTATTATTCGAGAAAATCCTAAATTTGATCACATCCTAGTCGTGGCGCTTAGTGGAGACACTGCATCGGATGACATACAAAAAATGAAAAATGCAGGGATGTCTGAACAGCTAGAAAAACCTCTGAGAATGGAATCTTTGTATAACATTATTTATGCCTATACGGGGAAAGAGACTCCTACGGATGAGTTTGTAAAATCGGTAATGAGCAACAATTTGGATGTTGAGAAAGGGCTTCAAACGTGTGGAGGCGATGAGGAATTTTACCGTGAAATCCTATCGGAGTTTATCACTGATTATGCCGATTCTTCTGATAAATTAGGGATATTTTTACGCTCTCATAATCTTCAAGATGCTGATGTATATCTTCTTGATATTATCGGTGTCGCTGAAAACATCGGGGCGCATCCACTCGGTGAAATTGCTTCAAAGCTGAAACTAGCTCTCAGTGACACGCATGAGCGGAGCTACTTTATCCTTTTCGATCACTACAAGGTCCAATTAGATAGATTAATAGAAGATATTAGAGCGTATGTTGGATGATGCTATCGTATCTGCTGAGCTAAACTCCAGTCAACCTTTGTTATAATCTTTTAAATATTATTACTGTGGATTTTTATGAGCGATCGATATATCGGACGACAGCCTATCATCAATGCCAAAGCTAAAATCGTCGCGTATGATTTACTCTACCGTGAATCAGGTCATAATGACGACAACGGATTGACCGCAGCCGTTATTAGTAATCTCCTGGTTTCGATGGAGAGTATTTTGGGTAAACATATCGGGTTTATCCGGGTTAATACCGAGTTTCTGCATTACGATGTTATTGATCTGCTTTTGCAAGAAAAGGTAGTTTATTCTCTTTTTGCCGATGCAGTGATTGACGAAGCTCTTGCGGATCGAATGCGATATTTGCGTGATCAGGGATATCGGTTCGCGCTCAATGACTGCATTTTTACTCAAGAGAGTGCTGTCCATTATGCTTTGATTCTTCCAGCTTTGAGTTATATTAAAATCGATGTTACGAACAGTGATTTATCTTTTGTCGGACGAAATATTCCAATGTTTCATGAGGTCGGGATTGAAGTCATCGGGACGAAAATCGAGACGCATGATGCGTATGATTTGTGCCGTTCAATGGGATTTGATTATTATCAGGGCTATTTTATCTCCGAACCCAATATCATTAAAAACGCCTCTTTTTCTCCTGAACAAGAGGGGATATTCCGTTTGTGGAACCTTCTGCAAGGTGAAAGTGAAATGCCGGAGCTTGTTGAAGCGTTTCAAAACAACCATGCTATCAGCTTAAAATTGCTTCGTTTCATCAACTCTGCGGCATTCTCGTTGCGTAATCCTGTTTCTTCGATTGAGCAGGTGTTGACACTCATGGGGCGTGATCCGATTTCACGCTGGATTATGTTGATGATGTTCTCAGAACAAGGAGGCAGTGAAAAACGGGTTCCTCTATTGCTGATGGTCGTTCATCGTACGGAGTTGATGAGTGCTTTAGTACAGGTAATTAATCCCAAAGCAACCAAAAAAGATCTTTCAATGGCCTATTTTACCGGGATGCTCTCTTTGATCCATCTTTTGTTCCACATGTCACAGCGGGATATCTTATCAAAGCTCAATATCTCGTATGAGATTGAGCAAGCGGTTTTAGAAGGGGAGGGATTTTATGGCGAGATGCTGGATTTGGTTCGCTCCATCGAGTTGTTTGATACCGAGGCGATTGAAGAGTATTTAGAGACTTTGGGTCTAAAATATGCGATAATAGAGCCGATTATTACCGAAGTTATGGAAAAAGTAAATACGTTTGAAAAGGCGATAGAAGAATGAAGAAAAATGGGATAACGTTTATTCTGCTGAGTTGGATGATCCTCTTTGCAACGATTCAAACCTATGCGGCAGAAGCCAAGGGATATAAAATTGTGTTGGCCTCATATCCTACTTTCGAAGAAGCAAAAGCGGCTTTGGATAAGCTCGGTTCACAAATAGGGACTTCAGAGCTTGCGCTACAAAAAGAGTACCGTTTTGATATTGCTGCCAGAGCATCAGGGAAGGCTTTTATGTTGGCTGTTGAGCCGATTGAAACCGAAAAAGGGGCAGAATTTGTCCTAAAACAGTTTAAAAAATACTATCCTGATGCGTACGTAAATGGTTATTTCGGACCGACCAAGGGGGCAGTATTCTTTAAGCAGCCACAACCTGAGAGTCTCATTGAAGAGGCTAATGCAACCGACGCCAATATGACGACAGCAGCAAAGGAGTTGGTTGAAGAGAATGCTACAGTACCTGCACCTGTAGTACCTGTCATTACGGATGACAATCTTCCTGAAGATTTTTCTGAGCCGGAAGAACCAAAAAGCAAAACAGGGTTGATTATTTCTTTACTCATTGCCGGCGGTGTTGTATTGGTGTTATGGAGAATGCGAAAGCAAAAATCTCCCCAACCGGTGAAAGAGTTCAAAGAAAAATACGAAGAGGCAGTAGAAGAGAGCGAGAGTGAAGATCGCGTAGAGATGATCGAATCGGAAGCATTTAGCATTATTGAGGAAGATGAGACGCCTCAAAATATTCAGCCAAAAGTGTTTGAACCAGAACCCGATATTTTTTACAAACTTAAAAAGAATATATTTTTCATGACATTGATGGGTGAACTAAAAGCTGCATCCGATAGTAAAGATGATCAACGATGTCGCGATTTAATGGATGAAGTATTACGATATCAGAAAAATTTTCGTACAAGTGAAATAATTACCGTTATGCAGAATCTTATCGAGACAAAAGCGTACGATGAACTTGCACTTGTTATCAGTCGTGAGACGAATTAAGTATTATCAAGGATAAAAAAATGGAACAATTTTTAGAAAAAGCAAAATCTGCCAGTCGTGTTTTAGCGACGATGAGCGGGTCGGAACGTAACCGTATTTTGCGAGAGATGGCCGAAGCGCTTCGTGCAAACACGATGAACATCATCGAAGCTAATGCTTTGGATATGCGAAATGCGCAGGAGAGCAGTCTTGCTCCATCGATGAAAGAGCGATTGCTGTTGGATGAAAAGCGGATTGATGCGATGGCAGTCGCAATCCTTGAGATTGCCGCACTTAAAGATCCTATCGGAAAAGTGATCGAGGGATGGGTCACCGAAGCGGGGCTGAAAATCGAGAAAGTGAGCATCCCTATCGGGGTAATCGGGATCATTTACGAATCCCGTCCGAATGTAACCTCAGATACGGCGGCACTCTGTTTTAAAAGTTCGAACGGGTGTGTCCTCAAGGGGGGAAAAGAGGCTGAAGCTTCCAACAAGATCATTGCTGATGTATTACAGCAGGTTCTGGTCCGCAATAATCTCCCGAAAGAGTTGATTGCTCTGCTACCCGATGCAACGCGTGAAGGGGTGGCTAAACTGATCAAAATGGATCAATACGTCGATTTGATCGTTCCACGGGGTGGCGAAGCCTTGATTCGCTTTGTGAGTCAAAATGCGAGTGTCCCTGTTGTCAAACACGATAAAGGGCTGTGCCATACCTATATCGATAAAGGGGCGAATATCGAGAATGCGATAGCCATTGCCCTTAATGCGAAAGTACAGCGTCCCGGAGTGTGCAATTCGATGGAGACACTGCTCGTTGATGGAGCGATTGCCGCAGAGGTCCTCCCGATCCTCAAAGAGGCATTTGAGCGTGCACATACACAGCTCAAAGGGTGTGAATTAACCCGTGAAGTGATCGATGTGGAAACTGCGAGTGAAGAGGATTTTGATACGGAGTATCTCGCCAATATTCTTAATATTCGTGTAGTCGATGGAGTTGAGGGGGCGATAAGCCATATCGTTCGATTCGGATCGGGTCACTCCGAGGCGATCATTACCGAAAACATCACCACATCCGAGCGGTTTATGGATTGCGTAGATGCGGCGGCGGTGTATGTGAATGCTTCTACCCGTTTCACCGATGGCGGGGCTTTCGGATTCGGGGCTGAAGTGGGAATTAGTACCAATAAACTCCATGCCAGAGGACCGATGGGTGTGGAGGGTTTAACGACGTATAAATACAAAGTGTATGGAAAAGGACAGATTCGTTGAACTCTGTTTTAAATATCGAAAATATATCTTTTGGATATAGTAAAGATATATTTATTTTTGATAATTTTTCTTTAGCCCTTAACAAAGGGGAAATCAAAGCGATTGTCGGGCCCAGCGGTGTCGGTAAATCGACACTGTTTGAACTCGTTTTAGGGCATCGTAAACCCTCATCCGGGTTTATCCGAGCATCGTCGTATTCTCAAGTCTTTCAAGATCCCTACAGCTCATTTCATCCTACCTATACGATACGAGAACAAATCATAGAAGTAACGTCGATGGAGGGGTATCAGGAGTTGTTAGAACAGATGGGATTGGAAGAGTATCATCTGGATATGTTGCCGCATAAACTCTCAGGAGGTCAGCTGCAGAGATGCTCAATCCTTCGTGCATTGCTGATGAAGCCGGAATTGCTGCTTTTGGATGAACCGACTTCGGCACTTGATAATCTTAATCAGCTCGAAATTATGAAATTGATTGTGAATCATATAACAGGGATGGGTGTGCTATTGATCACCCATGACGGTGATTTGGCACGCTGGTGTGCGGATGAGATTATTACCCTAACTCAACCAATGTCGAATTAAATAATACCCTGACGCTGCCATTAAAACGGTTCCGAAGGTATTGAGCGCCATATTGGCCGCCGCCATAAGCAGATGGCCGCCGCTGAGCAATAAAAAAGTTTCCATCGCAAAGGTGGAATAAGTTGTGAGCCCCCCCAAAAAGCCGGTAGTAAGAAATGATTTCATGTGTACACTAAAGAGGGTCGTATAGGTGAAGTAGGCGAAGAGTGCACCGATGATGAAACTGCCCAGCAGATTAACCGACATTGTCCCAAAAGGGAGGGTGTGAGGAAAGTTATGATTGACAACACCGTTCATATAGGCACGAAGTATCGCCCCTAAAAAGGCACCGCTACCGATAGCGAGGATGGTTTGCCAGCTCATCATCATAGACCTTTTGCATTAGAGTATGGATTTCATTGAGCCACTCCGGATTGCTCTTATCCGCTATAAACGAGTCCAAATAAACGGCGGTGATAGTACCGGGGTTAAAATCTTTCCGTTTGTTGCTGAAATGCCATGCCGTTGCGATTAACACGACGGGCTGCACTTTGAGACTATACTTGTCGGCAACCATTTTTGCGCCCGCTTTAAAAGGCTTCATTTTGCCGGTTTCGGTACGGGTTCCTTCGGGGAAAATAGTGATAACACGGCCATGATCGAGGCGGTCTTTGCACTCTTTGATCAGTTTGACAAGCGCGGTTTTAGACTCTCGCTCCAATGCGATGTCTTTGGGAAGACGAACAACCAAACCGAAAAACGGGACATTAAACAGCTCTTTTTTAGCGACCCATGCCAAATCTTTGGTACTAATCGTCTCCATAATACCGATGTCAATGTCGCTTTGATGGTTGATTAAATACATTTGCGCATCCGGATCGGGTCTCCCTTTGACACGGACAGGTACAAAAACAAGAAGACGGATGAACCATGCCGAAACTTTAACAGCGTAAGGCTTTGGGAGGAGATAAAAAGTAGCGATCATCAGGGTCATCCCGGTAAAGATGACGATTACCGCATAAAGCCACTTAATTCGAGCAAAGATCACGTTGATTAACCCATCCTACTTTTTCATTGCTAAGGTGGACTTTGGTAAACTCACCCACCTCTTTTTCCGCTTCTAAATGCTCTTCTTGAAGGGTCATTTCAAAAATTGTCCCATTTTTTATCGGAAGCAAGTAGATAGGGGCATCTTTTTTGACACAGACGTCTTGATTCGGTAAAAGTGCAAAAACAATGTAAAACATCGGCAGTACCGAAGCGTACAGATACCATTTCTCACGTCTCCAGTAAAACAATCCTGCGAGAATTAAGACAACAACAACCGCAGCACCCACTTTAAGTTCGGTATGGCGTGCATCCGTCGGAGAGAGATCGCTTTGGGTTGAGACGGTATCATCATCCACAACGATCGGAATAGTGAGCGACTCATAGCGTTGCTTTTGAAGATTAAAGTACGAAAAATTGAGGTTTTGTTCATCGTTAGGAATGATCACATAATAGGTCATTTGTGATTCACCGACATTGGAAAGTTTGGACTCAAACCCCTGTTTGATGGCATTTGGAATGTTAAAATCACTGATATTACAACGTGACGCTTTAACGGTGAAAATGACGACATTGCTCTCATTATTGTAGGCGGTCGTTTTATAATTGATAATAGTAAATTTTTCGGCTAAAACATTCGCAAAACCTGATGGCGGGCTGAGGGTTGTTGCACTGAGTGATGTTCCGCTCAGAGTTTCAGATGTTGCTCCGGTAGAGGTAATGGTGGCGGTAACATCGGGAAGGCGCACTGCAGAAGATTGAACGAGAAAATAAAAGGTGTCGTAAATACCGTCTTCTTGTACTTTTCGACGCGGGGTATCACTAAAAATGCGGATACCCTCTTCGTTTTGAAGGGTATATTCGATATTTCCTGCGGCTAAATCTACCGGGGTGAGTTTAACGGTGAGGGCAATGATTTCACCCACATACGGATGAGTCGGCAGATCGGTAAATTCTAAGGTAAGTCCAGATGCCGTGGAGCCCGTTGCGGCTGAGAAAAGTGAATCGATTGAAGAGGGTGCTTCCTCGGTAGAAGGTTCTTCCGCAGAGGGCTCACTCAGTACGGAGGGCTCTGCAAAAAGAATCTGCGTGAACAGCAGAAAAAAGAGGATCAGTGTTTTCAAGCGTTTATAAACCCTTCGAGCATCGCTCGTCCATCATCTGAACCTAAAAGAGCCTCCATCGCGCGTTCAGGATGGGGCATAAGACCAAAAACATTTTTGGCTTTATTGCAAATCCCTGCGATACTGTCGACTGACCCGTTTGGATTATCGATATTTCCCGAGCAATCAGTGTATTGTAACAGCACTTGATTATTCGCGTAAAGCTCTTTGAGTCCTTCTTCATCGATATAGAAGTTGCCGTCATGGTGTGCAATAGGGATATTGACCACTTGATCGACTGAACAATGACGTAAGAAATCATTATCGTTATTGATCACTTTCAGATGGTGGTGACGAGAAATAAAGTGTAGCCCCTCATTCCGTTTGAGTGCACCTGGAAGGAGGCCGGTTTCGGTTAGAACTTGAAAACCGTTGCAAATTCCTAAAACTTTTCCGCCGTTATCCGCATATACTTTAAGGGCTTTCATAATCGGAGACATTTTTGCAATGGCACCGCTGCGGAGATAATCGCCGTAGCTGAATCCTCCTGCGGCTACTACCAAATCCATGTCAGAGGGGATAACATCTTCTTTGTGCCAAAGAATTTGTGTTTCGCACCCTAATGCGGCAAACGCATATTGGGCATCATACTCACAGTTTGTCCCCGGAAATTGGATGATGCCTACTTTCATGCTTGAATCTCGATTTCATAATCTTCGATAACGGTATTGGCCAAAAGCTCTTCACACATATGGGCTACTTTTTCTTTTGCGACCACAGCATCAGACTCATTCATCTCAATGATGATTTGTTTGCCGACACGGACATCACGAACACTTTCAAAGCCGTGACCGCTGAGGGCATGCTGTACCGCTTTACCTTGAGAGTCCAAAACTCCGTTTTTCAAAAATACGTTTACAATTGCTTTCATCATTATTCCTTTGGTATGTCGTATAATCAGTTCAAAATTCGGTTTAGTACTTCTTCGTAAGCGACTTTGAGTCCGCCGAGTCCTTGGCGGAAACGGTCTTTATCCATTTTCTCACCGGTTTCTAAATCCCAAAAACGGCAGTTGTCGGGACTGATCTCATCGGCAAGGATGATTTTGCCGTCTTTATCGCGACCGAATTCAAGTTTGAAATCGACGAGGTTAAGCCCTTTATCATGGAAATAGGGACGAAGAATAGAATTGACTTCACGAGC
Encoded proteins:
- a CDS encoding EAL domain-containing protein — protein: MSDRYIGRQPIINAKAKIVAYDLLYRESGHNDDNGLTAAVISNLLVSMESILGKHIGFIRVNTEFLHYDVIDLLLQEKVVYSLFADAVIDEALADRMRYLRDQGYRFALNDCIFTQESAVHYALILPALSYIKIDVTNSDLSFVGRNIPMFHEVGIEVIGTKIETHDAYDLCRSMGFDYYQGYFISEPNIIKNASFSPEQEGIFRLWNLLQGESEMPELVEAFQNNHAISLKLLRFINSAAFSLRNPVSSIEQVLTLMGRDPISRWIMLMMFSEQGGSEKRVPLLLMVVHRTELMSALVQVINPKATKKDLSMAYFTGMLSLIHLLFHMSQRDILSKLNISYEIEQAVLEGEGFYGEMLDLVRSIELFDTEAIEEYLETLGLKYAIIEPIITEVMEKVNTFEKAIEE
- the crcB gene encoding fluoride efflux transporter CrcB → MSWQTILAIGSGAFLGAILRAYMNGVVNHNFPHTLPFGTMSVNLLGSFIIGALFAYFTYTTLFSVHMKSFLTTGFLGGLTTYSTFAMETFLLLSGGHLLMAAANMALNTFGTVLMAASGYYLIRHWLS
- a CDS encoding ATP-binding cassette domain-containing protein, whose amino-acid sequence is MNSVLNIENISFGYSKDIFIFDNFSLALNKGEIKAIVGPSGVGKSTLFELVLGHRKPSSGFIRASSYSQVFQDPYSSFHPTYTIREQIIEVTSMEGYQELLEQMGLEEYHLDMLPHKLSGGQLQRCSILRALLMKPELLLLDEPTSALDNLNQLEIMKLIVNHITGMGVLLITHDGDLARWCADEIITLTQPMSN
- a CDS encoding glutamate-5-semialdehyde dehydrogenase — protein: MEQFLEKAKSASRVLATMSGSERNRILREMAEALRANTMNIIEANALDMRNAQESSLAPSMKERLLLDEKRIDAMAVAILEIAALKDPIGKVIEGWVTEAGLKIEKVSIPIGVIGIIYESRPNVTSDTAALCFKSSNGCVLKGGKEAEASNKIIADVLQQVLVRNNLPKELIALLPDATREGVAKLIKMDQYVDLIVPRGGEALIRFVSQNASVPVVKHDKGLCHTYIDKGANIENAIAIALNAKVQRPGVCNSMETLLVDGAIAAEVLPILKEAFERAHTQLKGCELTREVIDVETASEEDFDTEYLANILNIRVVDGVEGAISHIVRFGSGHSEAIITENITTSERFMDCVDAAAVYVNASTRFTDGGAFGFGAEVGISTNKLHARGPMGVEGLTTYKYKVYGKGQIR
- the purS gene encoding phosphoribosylformylglycinamidine synthase subunit PurS — protein: MKAIVNVFLKNGVLDSQGKAVQHALSGHGFESVRDVRVGKQIIIEMNESDAVVAKEKVAHMCEELLANTVIEDYEIEIQA
- the purQ gene encoding phosphoribosylformylglycinamidine synthase subunit PurQ, translated to MKVGIIQFPGTNCEYDAQYAFAALGCETQILWHKEDVIPSDMDLVVAAGGFSYGDYLRSGAIAKMSPIMKALKVYADNGGKVLGICNGFQVLTETGLLPGALKRNEGLHFISRHHHLKVINNDNDFLRHCSVDQVVNIPIAHHDGNFYIDEEGLKELYANNQVLLQYTDCSGNIDNPNGSVDSIAGICNKAKNVFGLMPHPERAMEALLGSDDGRAMLEGFINA
- a CDS encoding response regulator; its protein translation is MFNDSQQVIIAIVLLALVLFILVFFMLKRSSTSQPPSNKPEKNELSEVAAQEQAEVVPLIKEEPTVEPEPLSEIPVYGTEEGEFVVTTPIFEDKLEELTSRRKSDKTIQKRAVPPHGKITKQNFSEFEGERILVAEDNLINQKVLVGLLAGSGIELVLADDGQEALDILENDTNFLMILMDAHMPRVDGFEATRIIRENPKFDHILVVALSGDTASDDIQKMKNAGMSEQLEKPLRMESLYNIIYAYTGKETPTDEFVKSVMSNNLDVEKGLQTCGGDEEFYREILSEFITDYADSSDKLGIFLRSHNLQDADVYLLDIIGVAENIGAHPLGEIASKLKLALSDTHERSYFILFDHYKVQLDRLIEDIRAYVG
- a CDS encoding lysophospholipid acyltransferase family protein → MIFARIKWLYAVIVIFTGMTLMIATFYLLPKPYAVKVSAWFIRLLVFVPVRVKGRPDPDAQMYLINHQSDIDIGIMETISTKDLAWVAKKELFNVPFFGLVVRLPKDIALERESKTALVKLIKECKDRLDHGRVITIFPEGTRTETGKMKPFKAGAKMVADKYSLKVQPVVLIATAWHFSNKRKDFNPGTITAVYLDSFIADKSNPEWLNEIHTLMQKVYDDELANHPRYR